One genomic region from Sulfuriflexus mobilis encodes:
- a CDS encoding phospholipase D-like domain-containing protein, translating into MTGKKKSMASHFPLREGNQFELLINGKVFLPRMLAAIKAAQESICLEMYLFESGQVATDFIQALSAAVERDVHVRLLLDDFGARGLALRDREQIRHAGIELVFYNPLRWYPLSHWKKNIARDHRKFLLIDAHYGFTGGTGITDAFIERGQAPAWRETMLAIQGPVLLDCQQVFDRLWQQLTGVGPAEQFRDADLARGDVPAQLLVGYGFGGQAIRSSVMRAIGQARRQVWLSTPYFIPVRRLRRALLLAARRGVDVRLLVPGKSDHPAVNLAGQRHYAGLLRKGVKIYVYQPQVLHSKILLCDDWVTMGSSNFDRWTLRWNLEANLAIHSAGFAEQVCRQFITDFEQSRALALSAWQQRNTLTRLQQYFWSKVANWLDRHRWR; encoded by the coding sequence ATGACGGGCAAAAAGAAATCGATGGCGAGCCATTTTCCCCTTCGCGAGGGCAACCAGTTTGAGTTGCTGATTAATGGCAAGGTGTTCTTGCCACGCATGCTGGCGGCGATCAAGGCCGCACAAGAGTCGATTTGTCTGGAGATGTACCTGTTTGAATCCGGACAGGTGGCCACGGATTTTATCCAGGCGCTGAGTGCCGCGGTCGAGCGGGATGTCCACGTACGTTTATTGCTGGATGATTTTGGCGCGCGTGGCCTGGCGCTACGTGACCGCGAACAAATTCGTCACGCCGGGATTGAACTGGTCTTTTATAACCCCTTGCGCTGGTACCCCCTGTCTCATTGGAAAAAAAATATCGCCCGGGATCACCGTAAATTCCTGCTTATTGATGCCCACTACGGTTTTACTGGTGGGACCGGGATCACCGATGCCTTTATCGAACGTGGGCAGGCCCCGGCCTGGCGTGAAACCATGCTGGCGATCCAGGGACCGGTACTGCTCGATTGTCAGCAGGTGTTTGATCGTCTTTGGCAGCAACTGACCGGGGTTGGTCCCGCGGAGCAATTCCGGGATGCGGATTTGGCCAGGGGCGATGTGCCTGCACAGTTGCTGGTGGGTTATGGTTTTGGTGGCCAGGCGATTCGCAGTAGTGTGATGCGGGCGATCGGCCAGGCCAGGCGACAGGTATGGCTGTCGACACCGTATTTTATCCCGGTACGCCGCCTGCGACGTGCCCTGTTGCTGGCGGCAAGACGTGGTGTCGATGTGCGTCTGCTGGTGCCGGGGAAGTCGGATCACCCGGCGGTGAACCTGGCGGGACAGCGCCACTACGCCGGTCTGCTGCGTAAGGGTGTGAAGATCTATGTGTACCAGCCGCAGGTCTTGCATAGCAAGATTCTGCTCTGTGATGACTGGGTGACCATGGGCTCGAGCAATTTTGACCGCTGGACCCTGCGTTGGAACCTTGAGGCGAATCTGGCCATACACTCGGCGGGGTTTGCCGAACAGGTCTGTCGACAGTTTATCACCGATTTTGAGCAGAGCCGGGCCCTGGCGCTGTCGGCCTGGCAACAACGCAATACCTTGACCCGTCTACAGCAATATTTCTGGTCGAAGGTCGCCAACTGGCTGGATCGCCACCGCTGGCGTTAA
- a CDS encoding DUF2797 domain-containing protein — MKLAGHLRKMRVSLESPVTYTLLVDNEAETLNPHVGKRLRMAYSGDIHCLACGRKTSKSYSQGHCYPCSQSLASCDLCIMKPETCHYAAGTCREPQWGEQNCMQAHYVYLANSSGIKVGITRAPQIPTRWIDQGASQALPIFRVSHRYLSGLVEVAMKDHVSDRTDWRRMLKGAPEAVDLAAQRDALFTQTRDAVQALASRFDDNAIEWLDNAPIVEIDYPVHAYPDKVRSLNFDKTPLIEGTLQGIKGQYLLLDTGVLNIRKFAGYYVEVELD; from the coding sequence ATGAAGCTTGCCGGTCACTTGCGCAAGATGCGCGTTAGCCTGGAGTCACCCGTTACCTACACCCTACTGGTCGATAATGAGGCCGAGACTCTTAATCCGCATGTCGGCAAACGCCTGCGCATGGCATATAGCGGCGATATTCACTGCCTCGCCTGTGGTCGCAAAACCAGCAAGAGTTATAGCCAGGGACATTGCTACCCCTGTTCACAAAGCCTGGCCTCCTGTGACCTGTGCATCATGAAGCCGGAGACCTGCCACTACGCGGCCGGCACCTGTCGTGAACCGCAATGGGGTGAACAAAACTGCATGCAGGCCCACTACGTCTACCTGGCCAATTCCTCTGGTATCAAGGTCGGCATTACCCGCGCGCCGCAAATTCCCACGCGCTGGATTGACCAGGGTGCCAGCCAGGCCCTGCCGATCTTTCGCGTCTCACACCGCTACCTCTCAGGCCTGGTCGAGGTCGCCATGAAAGACCATGTCTCGGACCGCACAGACTGGCGTCGTATGCTCAAGGGTGCACCGGAGGCCGTGGACCTGGCGGCACAGCGTGATGCCCTGTTTACGCAGACCCGTGATGCCGTGCAGGCACTGGCAAGTCGCTTTGATGACAATGCCATCGAATGGCTTGATAACGCGCCGATCGTCGAAATCGACTATCCGGTGCATGCCTACCCCGACAAGGTCCGCTCACTGAACTTTGACAAGACGCCGCTCATCGAAGGCACCCTGCAGGGCATCAAGGGACAATACCTGCTCCTTGATACCGGTGTATTGAATATCCGTAAGTTTGCCGGTTATTATGTCGAGGTAGAACTCGATTAA
- a CDS encoding HDOD domain-containing protein yields MSTQIVRVFLQKCGIHCEHIPHPPALSLEQVARQLFIPLYQFARATLLRDAKGYLMAVLPVGKSIDFVALKQALSRDFELAWPEESAEVFGAMHIGAIPPLAPLYGVATLLDTSFADSERIFLPDGSGQGLLQVCRQDFMRLQASATQLSFTLENAPRAAMNTGTASVEVQKVQSRARMMREKVGNLQDLPPMPDVVAQLLRLSSDPETMPADVARVVASDPAISAQIMRYAQSPWFAYSGQIESLDEAIYSVLGVDMANNIALGMAAGKVFTGKQQGRFGTDRVWRHAVYCATLAEGLAREVPAHMKLKPGGVYLSGLLHNVGMLILNHCFREEHAELEMLAQQQAGKPVWQLECKLYGMTHAELGADLMRRWDLPPVVVRSIRHHHDVSYTGQHRSEVLLIFLANRLLKQHDIGDEASDEIPEALLRTLGLEREGVQRLCQNIMDCSTSLDTMVHHLAA; encoded by the coding sequence ATGAGCACTCAAATAGTCAGGGTATTCTTGCAAAAGTGCGGCATTCACTGTGAGCATATCCCCCACCCGCCTGCGCTGTCCCTTGAACAGGTTGCCCGGCAGCTGTTTATCCCGCTATATCAGTTTGCCCGAGCCACTTTACTGCGCGATGCAAAAGGTTACCTTATGGCCGTGCTGCCAGTGGGGAAGAGCATTGATTTCGTGGCTCTGAAACAGGCCTTGTCGAGGGATTTTGAGCTGGCCTGGCCGGAGGAGTCAGCCGAGGTCTTTGGCGCTATGCATATCGGCGCGATCCCGCCGCTGGCGCCCTTATACGGGGTCGCCACGCTACTGGATACAAGTTTTGCCGACAGCGAGAGGATTTTCCTGCCAGATGGCAGTGGCCAGGGCCTGCTGCAGGTATGCAGGCAGGACTTTATGCGCTTGCAGGCCTCTGCGACCCAACTGTCTTTTACCCTCGAGAATGCGCCAAGGGCCGCAATGAATACGGGTACGGCCAGTGTCGAGGTGCAGAAAGTGCAATCCCGCGCACGCATGATGCGAGAAAAGGTGGGGAACCTGCAGGATTTACCACCCATGCCGGATGTGGTCGCACAGTTGCTGCGCCTTAGCAGTGACCCCGAGACCATGCCTGCCGATGTGGCACGCGTCGTGGCGAGCGACCCGGCAATCAGCGCACAGATCATGCGTTATGCGCAGTCACCCTGGTTTGCCTACTCGGGGCAGATCGAGAGCCTGGACGAGGCTATTTACAGTGTCCTGGGCGTCGATATGGCGAACAATATTGCCCTTGGCATGGCCGCCGGCAAGGTGTTTACCGGCAAACAACAGGGGCGGTTTGGTACGGATCGTGTCTGGCGTCATGCCGTCTATTGCGCGACGCTGGCAGAGGGCCTGGCCCGCGAAGTGCCCGCCCATATGAAGTTGAAACCGGGTGGCGTATACCTGTCCGGGCTACTGCACAATGTGGGTATGCTGATCCTGAATCATTGTTTCCGAGAGGAACACGCCGAGCTTGAAATGCTGGCGCAGCAGCAAGCCGGGAAGCCTGTCTGGCAACTCGAATGCAAGCTGTACGGCATGACCCATGCTGAGCTGGGTGCCGACCTGATGCGCCGCTGGGACCTGCCCCCGGTCGTTGTCCGCAGTATCCGGCACCACCATGATGTCTCCTATACCGGCCAGCACCGCAGCGAGGTGTTGCTTATCTTTTTGGCCAACCGGCTATTAAAACAGCATGATATCGGTGATGAGGCGAGTGATGAGATCCCAGAGGCTTTGCTCAGGACACTAGGCCTGGAGCGGGAGGGCGTACAGCGCCTGTGTCAGAACATCATGGATTGCAGTACCTCGCTGGATACCATGGTCCACCATCTGGCCGCCTGA
- a CDS encoding PilZ domain-containing protein — translation MSEGHPEPAHNKRVFPRMVATCPVLYRTHEEERWCVGMLLDFSATGVLMTCNRDLPIGTLISLRLERGRHRDLPALSGSGNIVRCDKLSIVKYEVACKLTHIDPPDKAGS, via the coding sequence ATGTCTGAAGGTCATCCTGAACCGGCACACAACAAACGTGTATTTCCGCGCATGGTGGCGACATGCCCGGTGCTCTACCGTACCCATGAAGAAGAACGCTGGTGCGTGGGCATGTTACTCGACTTTTCAGCCACGGGTGTGCTCATGACCTGCAACCGAGACCTCCCGATCGGCACCTTGATCAGCCTGCGCCTGGAGCGCGGCCGTCATCGCGACCTGCCGGCCCTGAGCGGCTCGGGCAACATCGTTCGTTGTGACAAGCTCTCGATAGTAAAATATGAAGTGGCCTGCAAACTGACTCACATCGACCCACCTGACAAGGCCGGCAGCTAG
- the dtd gene encoding D-aminoacyl-tRNA deacylase, giving the protein MIGLLQRVCEARVAVAGQTIGEIGPGLLVLVGVEKGDTKAQAERLLDRLLGYRVFADADDKMNLSLRDTGGGLLLVPQFTLAADTQKGARPSFSPAAAPEDGKVLFEFLLNKAKGLHADVASGEFGADMQVNLTNDGPVTFWLQVCPDSGGVGHSK; this is encoded by the coding sequence GTGATTGGTTTATTACAGCGTGTGTGTGAGGCCAGGGTGGCGGTCGCAGGGCAGACCATCGGTGAGATCGGCCCCGGGTTGCTGGTACTGGTGGGCGTCGAGAAGGGGGACACCAAGGCACAGGCCGAGCGCCTGCTGGATCGCCTGCTCGGCTACCGTGTGTTTGCCGACGCGGATGACAAGATGAACCTGAGCCTGCGCGATACCGGTGGCGGCTTATTGCTCGTGCCACAATTCACCCTGGCTGCGGATACACAAAAGGGTGCGCGGCCGAGTTTTTCCCCGGCGGCAGCACCGGAAGACGGCAAGGTCTTGTTTGAATTTCTTCTTAACAAGGCCAAAGGCTTGCATGCGGACGTGGCCAGCGGCGAGTTTGGGGCGGATATGCAGGTCAACCTGACCAATGATGGCCCGGTGACGTTCTGGCTGCAGGTTTGTCCTGACTCCGGAGGAGTAGGGCACTCAAAATGA
- the pip gene encoding prolyl aminopeptidase yields the protein MQGLYPALEPYRSRRLPVGPPHELYIEECGNPEGLPVLFLHGGPGAGCLPYHRQFFDPTVYRIILFDQRGAGQSTPHAELGGNTTQALVDDIEAIRKALGIKAWVVFGGSWGSTLGLVYAEAHPEKVLGLILRGIFLCRPQDIHWFYQHGAGRIFPEYWEQYLAPVPEAERNNMVSAYYRLLTSDDETVRLEAARAWSLWEGRTISLLPCKETASTFAGAHFALAMARIECHYFMHDSFLEPGQILRDAYKLKDIPGVIVHGRYDVVCTVDNALALHTVWPQADLHIIPDAGHAASEPGIVDALVSATRDMARKINLGAA from the coding sequence GTGCAGGGATTGTATCCGGCGCTGGAGCCGTATCGAAGCCGGCGCCTGCCGGTCGGGCCGCCACATGAGTTGTATATAGAGGAATGCGGCAACCCGGAGGGACTGCCGGTGCTGTTTCTGCACGGCGGGCCGGGTGCGGGATGTCTGCCATACCACCGGCAGTTCTTTGACCCGACCGTGTATCGCATCATCCTCTTTGACCAACGCGGTGCGGGTCAGTCGACCCCGCATGCGGAATTGGGCGGGAATACGACCCAGGCCCTGGTCGATGATATTGAGGCCATCCGTAAGGCCCTCGGCATCAAGGCCTGGGTTGTGTTTGGCGGTTCCTGGGGCTCGACGTTGGGGCTGGTCTATGCCGAGGCGCACCCTGAAAAGGTCCTTGGCCTGATCCTGCGCGGCATCTTTCTCTGCCGGCCGCAGGATATCCACTGGTTCTACCAGCACGGTGCCGGGCGCATCTTTCCCGAGTACTGGGAGCAGTACCTGGCACCGGTACCGGAGGCCGAGCGCAACAATATGGTGAGCGCTTACTACCGCCTACTGACCAGTGATGACGAGACGGTAAGGCTGGAAGCGGCGCGGGCCTGGTCACTGTGGGAGGGGCGGACGATCAGCCTGTTGCCCTGCAAAGAGACCGCATCGACCTTCGCCGGTGCCCACTTTGCCCTGGCCATGGCCCGCATCGAGTGCCACTACTTTATGCACGACAGCTTTCTTGAACCTGGACAGATATTGCGCGATGCGTACAAATTAAAGGATATTCCGGGTGTGATCGTGCACGGTCGCTACGATGTGGTCTGCACGGTGGATAACGCCCTGGCCCTACATACTGTCTGGCCACAGGCCGACCTGCATATTATCCCCGATGCCGGTCACGCCGCCTCCGAGCCGGGTATTGTCGATGCCCTGGTCAGCGCGACGCGGGATATGGCCAGGAAAATAAACCTGGGCGCGGCGTGA